The genomic segment ACGCCGCCGTCGAGACGGTGGGAGCCCGCAAGGGCGACTGGGTCGCCGTCGACGTGAACGAGCGCATCCGGATCCTCCAGCAGCTGATCGACGACACCCTCGAAGAGGCGGAGCGCTGGGCGGACGCGGGGACCGCCGCGAAGGGCATCGACCCGGACTCCAACTTCGCCGGTGAGGAGTGGCTCTACGGCCCGGCACTGGTCCTGCGCAACCTCCGGCTGCTGCAGCGGGCGCTGCAGGACATCGCCGAGCACGGCCGGCCGCAGCTACCCGGCCAACCCCACACCCGCCACGACGGCCAGGTGGTCGCCCCCGTCTTCCCCACCGACGTGATCGACCGGCTGCTGTTCCTGGGTTTCACCGCCGAGGTGTGGATGCAGCCCGACGTGACCCTCGAGGACCTGCCCGACACCCAGGCGGTGATCTACCAGCCGGGCCACCACCACGACGGCAAGGTGGCGTTGGTGCTCGGGGCGGGCAACGTCGGCGTGATCCCCCCCACGGACGTGCTGTACAAGCTGTTCGCCGAGGACCAGGTCGTGGTGGTGAAGATGAACCCCGTCAACGACTACTTGGGGCCGATCCTCGAGGACGCCTTCGATGCGCTGATCGACCGCGGCTTCTTGAGGATCGTGTACGGCGGTGTGGACGCAGGCCGCTACCTCACCGATCACCCGGGCGTCGACACCGTCCACATCACCGGGTCGGACAAGGCCCACGACGCGATCGTGTTCGGCACGGGCGACGAGGGCCGTCGCAACAAGCAGCAGCGCACCCCCCAGCTCGACAAGCCGATCACCAGCGAACTGGGCAACATCACCCCCGTCATCGTCGTGCCGGGTCCCTGGTCGGAGGGCGACCTGGCCTTCCACGGCGACAGCATCGCGTCGATGCTGGTGGGCAACGCCGGGTTCAACTGCGTCACCGCTCGGCTGATCATCACACACCGCCGCTGGGGCAAGCGAGGTGCCCTCCTCGACGCGATCCGCGACGCCCTGGAGCGCACCACGCTGCGGTACGCCTACTACCCGGGCGCGCGTGAACGGTTCGAGCGGTTCGTCGAGGCGCACCCGGAGGCCGAGACCTACGGGGGCGACCGGTCGGAGGGGGTGCCGTGGACGTTCATCCCCGGGGTCGCACCCTCAGACGAGGACGACATCGTCTTCACGACCGAGCCGTTCGCCGGCATCTTCGCCGAGACGGCCCTCGACGCGCCGCGGTCCATCCCCGACTTCCTCGCGGAAGCCACTGAGCTGTGCAACGAC from the Actinomycetota bacterium genome contains:
- a CDS encoding aldehyde dehydrogenase family protein encodes the protein MSTSSDLHGTLTIPEGIQSIPGSSRDELDAAVETVGARKGDWVAVDVNERIRILQQLIDDTLEEAERWADAGTAAKGIDPDSNFAGEEWLYGPALVLRNLRLLQRALQDIAEHGRPQLPGQPHTRHDGQVVAPVFPTDVIDRLLFLGFTAEVWMQPDVTLEDLPDTQAVIYQPGHHHDGKVALVLGAGNVGVIPPTDVLYKLFAEDQVVVVKMNPVNDYLGPILEDAFDALIDRGFLRIVYGGVDAGRYLTDHPGVDTVHITGSDKAHDAIVFGTGDEGRRNKQQRTPQLDKPITSELGNITPVIVVPGPWSEGDLAFHGDSIASMLVGNAGFNCVTARLIITHRRWGKRGALLDAIRDALERTTLRYAYYPGARERFERFVEAHPEAETYGGDRSEGVPWTFIPGVAPSDEDDIVFTTEPFAGIFAETALDAPRSIPDFLAEATELCNDRLWGTLAATIIVHPRSLNDPAVADAVDRAVSDLRYGTVAINHFTGVAFGMFSTPWGAYPGHELHDIQSGRGVVHNTYLFDQPQKSVVRGPFRVWPKPVWFANHRNAEATLRELAHVFADPSLRRLPKLMWEAAQG